A DNA window from Acropora muricata isolate sample 2 unplaced genomic scaffold, ASM3666990v1 scaffold_716, whole genome shotgun sequence contains the following coding sequences:
- the LOC136906889 gene encoding uncharacterized protein, whose product MGGVWERQIRTARNVLSILLDRCVSQLNDESLQTFMTEIEAVVNSRPLTVENLTSPDALEPLSPNHLLTGKSSVVLPAPGEFQCADLYLRKRWRRVQHLTYEFWVRWKREFLHTLQLRQKWMGLRRSLQEGDVVIISNDNLPRNIWQIARTEEAYCDPDGYVRKVKVAVGDAALDDKGRRVRHISYLKRPVHKLVLLVPSNDVESLDQGVPTKEP is encoded by the coding sequence ATGGGTGGTGTTTGGGAACGACAAATCAGAACAGCGCGCAATGTACTTTCCATCCTACTAGACCGATGCGTTAGCCAGCTGAATGACGAATCTCTTCAAACCTTCATGACGGAGATAGAGGCCGTGGTAAATAGCCGCCCTTTAACCGTTGAGAATTTAACGTCGCCAGATGCATTAGAACCACTTTCTCCCAATCATCTGCTTACCGGAAAGTCAAGCGTCGTCCTACCAGCACCTGGAGAATTTCAATGTGCTGATCTGTACCTTCGAAAGAGATGGAGACGGGTCCAACACTTGACTTACGAGTTTTGGGTGCGTTGGAAAAGAGAGTTCCTTCATACCCTTCAATTGCGACAGAAGTGGATGGGTCTGAGGCGTAGCCTCCAGGAAGGAGACGTTGTGATCATCAGTAATGACAACCTTCCCCGGAACATCTGGCAGATCGCCCGCACAGAAGAGGCTTATTGCGACCCGGATGGCTACGTGCGAAAGGTAAAGGTAGCAGTGGGAGATGCTGCTTTAGATGACAAGGGACGCAGAGTCAGGCACATCAGCTACCTTAAACGACCGGTGCATAAGTTGGTACTACTTGTACCAAGCAATGACGTTGAGAGTTTGGACCAGGGAGTCCCCACCAAGGAGCCTTAG
- the LOC136906888 gene encoding uncharacterized protein: MAAILPDSQVVVGYIKNDAQRFHVFVANRVQQIRDNSNPDQWKYIESNQNPADASSRGIYPQDLVDSRWLNGPPFLWQQELPKWNDDVNLVISPDDPEVKKVQAFVTAARHERMATISERLGYFSD; encoded by the exons atggcggccatattgccag ATAGTCAAGTAGTTGTCGGCTATATTAAGAACGATGCCCAACGCTTCCACGTTTTCGTGGCCAACCGGGTGCAACAAATTCGAGATAACAGCAACCCTGATCAGTGGAAATACATTGAGTCCAACCAAAATCCAGCAGACGCATCTTCGCGTGGCATTTACCCTCAGGACCTGGTTGACTCCCGATGGCTCAACGGACCGCCTTTCTTATGGCAGCAAGAGCTTCCGAAGTGGAATGACGATGTAAATCTTGTCATCTCCCCAGACGATCCAGAGGTCAAGAAAGTTCAAGCTTTTGTTACGGCAGCTCGACATGAACGGATGGCAACCATTTCCGAACGCTTGGGCTACTTCTCCGATTAG